The Chitinophaga pinensis DSM 2588 region ATGACAATGGCGGAATATGTAAAGGCAAAATCATTTACCGTAAAAGATCTCGATAACGATACCTATGTTAAGTTCAATAATGAATACGTACTGGACCGCTATGAGATGCGTAAACCCTATCTCATTACAGGCGATGACGGTCAGAAGAAAAGAATTGACCTCTATCGGCTTGTCGCCAAAGACAGTATGCTGGACATTGCCACCGTCATCTTCTACACCAACGAAGCCGGGAAGTTATACACAGCTGTCATGCCTTTATTCAACAGCAACCCTGATATCTGGAATCAATACTTTGAAGACATTCATGCCACCGACAAAGTGGAGAAGAACTATGTATTGAAACTCTCTTATGTGTTGTCCAAAGAATTCAGTTACCAGCTGTACAAGTCCATGAATGCCGGTAAAGATGTGAAAGAAGAAGCGGGCACTTATGGCACAGACATCTGCTTCCCTGGCGATCAAATGGTCAATCTGGCCAATGGCGCACAGAAAGCCTTACGTGATATCCGTCCGGGAGACGAGATTATCAGTCCGGATGCCAATACACACCGGACCAGCACCATCCGGGTAAAAGAGCTGGTACAACATACCGCAGAAAACTATGCCATCACCCGTTTGCTGGTCATGCACACAATTGAAAACAATACTGCCGGTATGCATGAAGTACTGTTATCAAACAAAGTATTACAGGCTACGCCGAATCATCCGGTACTGACGGTAGCCGGGAAAAAACAAATGGGAGCGGTTACGACCGGCGACCAGCTGCTTTGTATGGATGAACACACCAATACACTCGTCACATATACTGTTGTTAATAAAACGGAGTCTGCCGGTGGAAAACAACCGGTATACAACATCATCGCAGAAGGTGGAGACGCCTTCATGATGAATAATATCATGGTTTTGCAGAAATAAACCAGGTATCTGTAACGATAAAAGGCAGTTCACCTCACAGTGAACTGCCTTTTTTTATCAGATTGTTGCCAGTACTCTACCGGCAATATTATTAGGCACCAGCTGATACTCCTGGAAAGTGACAGAAGCAGCGGCTCTGCCGGATGACAATGCACGCAGGGTGTTCACATATCCAAACAAATCAGACAAAGGCGCCTCGGCCCTGATATACTGGGCACTCGCCTTCATTTCCATTCCTTTGATCACACCACGGCGTCTGTTCAGATCACCGGTGATAGCGCCGGTATGTTCTTCAGGCAAGGTCACTTCTACGCTCATGAAAGGCTCCAGTAAACGGGGAGCGGCTTTCAGTGCAGCATGACGGAAGCCCAGGATAGCAGCATGTTCAAAGTCCTGCGCATGAGAGTCTTTTACATGCATAGATCCATCCAGCAAACGCACTTTCATGGATTGTACCGGATAACCCGCCAATGCACCGGTCTTCATCGCCTCTTCAAATCCTTTCTTCACAGCAGGAATGAATTCACGGGGAATTGCTCCACCAGTCACTTCATTCACAAACTCAAGACCTGCTTGTCCGTCTTCACGTGGCGACAATTCAAACACAATCTCTGCGAAGCTACCAGAACCACCGTTCTGCTTACTATACACTTCCTTGTGTTCAATCGCCTGCGTGAACACTTCCTTATACGCAATCTGTGGCTGACCTTTACTGATCTCAACATGATAGTTGCTCGTCAGTTTTTCCAGTACAACTTCCAGGTGCAGCTCGCCCATACCTTTCAGGATGGTCTGACCTGAAGCCGGATCTACACTTACACTCAGCGTAGGATCTTCTTCTACCAGTTTTGACAGTGCCTCACTCAGCTTACTCACATCTTTTGCCACTTTTGCTTCAATCGCATAGCCGATCATAGGTTCAGGGAAACTGATCTTTTCCAGTAATACCGGTTGATCCGGATCAGACAGCGTATCGCCTGTGCGCACATCTTTTAACCCTACCACCGCGCCAATATCCCCGGCAGTGATCGCATCCGCAGTTTCATATTTATCTGACATGATACGCATCAGGCGACTGATACGCACATGTTTACCAGTACGACTATTCCACACGGAGTCACCTGTACGCAATACACCGGAATACACCCTGACCATTGTCAGTTTACCGGCATAATCATCAGAGATGATCTTAAATGCTAAGGCAGCAAACGGACTTTCTTCACTGGCAGTAAGCATTGTAGCTTCTTCTGTTTCAACATCCACTGCATGTATCTGCGGCATATCAACCGGCGCAGGCAGATAACGTACAACAGCATCCAGCAAAGGCTGTACGCCCTTATTGCGATAAGCTGCACCAGCCAGTACAGGTATTACCTGCATCTGTAAGGTAGTCTGACGTAAGGCACGATAGATATCTTCCGCTGCTACGCTAGCCGGATCATTCGTATAACTATTGAAGATCACTTCATCATACAAAGACAACTCTTCTAACAAGACCACACGTGCCTGCATCGCTTCTTCCTGCAAATGCGCAGGGATATCTGTAACGGAATAAGACTTACCATCATCACCACTCCAGACATACGCCTTCATTGCGATCAGATCTATCACACCAGAGAAATCATCCTCTGCACCAATCGGTATCTGCACAGGAACTGCATTTGCGTGCAACATATCACGGATCTCGTTTACTACGCGACGGAAGTCAGCACCTTGTCTGTCCATCTTATTGATCATAATAATGCGGGGTACATTATAACGGTTCGCCTGTTGCCATACTGTTTCAGATTGCGGCTGCACACCAGATTTCGCGCAGAATACAGCAATAGCGCCATCCAGTACACGCAGGGAACGTTCTACTTCAGCAGTGAAGTCAATGTGACCGGGCGTATCAATGATGTTCACCTGGTATTTATTATTATCTAATTGCCAGTAGGTCGTGATCGCAGCAGAAGAGATGGTAATACCTCTTTTTTCTTCCTGCGGATCGCTATCCATCACGGTATTTCCTTCATCAACGCTACCCAGCTTGTGTGTAAGACCTGTATAATAAAGCATGCGTTCAGTAACAGTGGTTTTACCTGCATCGACATGCGCCATGATTCCTATATTTCTGAAGTTATCCAATCGTTTCATTGTAGTTGATTTTAAAGCCAAATAAAAAAGCCTTCCGTTCTGGTAACGGAAGGCTTCTCGCAATATGCAAAGCACTGACGTTACCGGACTAGCGGTTTAAATAAAATTGTCAATGTTTTGATAACAGCTTTCATATTGCTTGTGATAAATAATGTTATAAATGAACTGTAAATAGCGGGAGAATGGGGGAGACAAAATAAAAAGGCCCCTTC contains the following coding sequences:
- a CDS encoding Hint domain-containing protein; the protein is MKKYLLTLLCSFLVLQLLAQSRPMTMAEYVKAKSFTVKDLDNDTYVKFNNEYVLDRYEMRKPYLITGDDGQKKRIDLYRLVAKDSMLDIATVIFYTNEAGKLYTAVMPLFNSNPDIWNQYFEDIHATDKVEKNYVLKLSYVLSKEFSYQLYKSMNAGKDVKEEAGTYGTDICFPGDQMVNLANGAQKALRDIRPGDEIISPDANTHRTSTIRVKELVQHTAENYAITRLLVMHTIENNTAGMHEVLLSNKVLQATPNHPVLTVAGKKQMGAVTTGDQLLCMDEHTNTLVTYTVVNKTESAGGKQPVYNIIAEGGDAFMMNNIMVLQK
- the fusA gene encoding elongation factor G translates to MKRLDNFRNIGIMAHVDAGKTTVTERMLYYTGLTHKLGSVDEGNTVMDSDPQEEKRGITISSAAITTYWQLDNNKYQVNIIDTPGHIDFTAEVERSLRVLDGAIAVFCAKSGVQPQSETVWQQANRYNVPRIIMINKMDRQGADFRRVVNEIRDMLHANAVPVQIPIGAEDDFSGVIDLIAMKAYVWSGDDGKSYSVTDIPAHLQEEAMQARVVLLEELSLYDEVIFNSYTNDPASVAAEDIYRALRQTTLQMQVIPVLAGAAYRNKGVQPLLDAVVRYLPAPVDMPQIHAVDVETEEATMLTASEESPFAALAFKIISDDYAGKLTMVRVYSGVLRTGDSVWNSRTGKHVRISRLMRIMSDKYETADAITAGDIGAVVGLKDVRTGDTLSDPDQPVLLEKISFPEPMIGYAIEAKVAKDVSKLSEALSKLVEEDPTLSVSVDPASGQTILKGMGELHLEVVLEKLTSNYHVEISKGQPQIAYKEVFTQAIEHKEVYSKQNGGSGSFAEIVFELSPREDGQAGLEFVNEVTGGAIPREFIPAVKKGFEEAMKTGALAGYPVQSMKVRLLDGSMHVKDSHAQDFEHAAILGFRHAALKAAPRLLEPFMSVEVTLPEEHTGAITGDLNRRRGVIKGMEMKASAQYIRAEAPLSDLFGYVNTLRALSSGRAAASVTFQEYQLVPNNIAGRVLATI